AAGATCTATTGTCTTGACTGCCACACGAAATTCAACATGAAGATCCCCTTCGGGGAAGGCCCGCAGGCAAAACCCGCGGCAGGCGGCAAGGCAAAGTAAGGAGGTAGTGGTATGTTTGGACTTGGTATGCCGGAACTCATAATCATCATGGTGATCGTCCTCATGATCTTCGGTGCCGGAAGGCTCTCGGAGATAGGCGGCGCCATCGGCAAAGGCATCAAGAGCTTCAAAAGATCGGTCAATGAACCCGAAGCGGCCGGCATAGCGGAAAAAAGCGGGTCGCAGGGAGAAAAGGTTTCCTAG
The sequence above is a segment of the Syntrophorhabdus sp. genome. Coding sequences within it:
- the tatA gene encoding twin-arginine translocase TatA/TatE family subunit translates to MFGLGMPELIIIMVIVLMIFGAGRLSEIGGAIGKGIKSFKRSVNEPEAAGIAEKSGSQGEKVS